The following are encoded in a window of Nitrospirota bacterium genomic DNA:
- a CDS encoding response regulator has translation MTEQRTVLVVDDNEAVIELLKEFLHIEGFIVHGVNNGRQALDFLQKQHCDVVISDYVMPELNGAELVAILRERYPHLFIIGISAYCEAGELLRAGAQAFLSKPFRLHDLLSLFQNGEYRRHVERLNKFNE, from the coding sequence ATGACAGAACAGAGAACGGTGCTGGTGGTTGATGACAATGAAGCAGTGATCGAGCTCCTGAAAGAATTCCTGCATATCGAGGGGTTTATCGTCCACGGCGTCAATAACGGGAGGCAGGCGCTCGACTTTTTGCAGAAGCAGCACTGTGATGTTGTTATCAGCGATTATGTCATGCCCGAGCTGAACGGAGCGGAGCTGGTCGCGATCCTCCGTGAGCGCTATCCGCACCTCTTCATCATCGGGATCAGCGCTTATTGCGAAGCGGGCGAGCTCCTCAGGGCGGGAGCGCAGGCTTTTCTCTCGAAGCCGTTCAGGCTGCATGACCTCCTCTCCCTCTTCCAGAACGGGGAATATCGGCGGCATGTCGAAAGACTTAATAAATTCAACGAGTAA
- a CDS encoding DUF1328 family protein, which translates to MLSWAIIFLIVAIIAGIFGFGGIAGTAAWIAKVLFVIFLVLFLVSLIFGRRSRI; encoded by the coding sequence ATGTTGTCATGGGCCATCATCTTCCTGATCGTCGCCATCATTGCAGGGATATTCGGCTTCGGCGGGATCGCCGGCACCGCGGCATGGATCGCAAAGGTGCTGTTCGTCATCTTTCTGGTCCTCTTCCTGGTATCCCTCATCTTCGGCCGGAGATCGCGCATATGA
- the larB gene encoding nickel pincer cofactor biosynthesis protein LarB, with protein MEREKIERLLKKVREGTLPVGEAVEALKHLPYEDIEVATVDHHRSLRNNIPEVIFAQNKSVDDVVAIARTMLRRAGRFFITRASEEMHRALAMEKAVFYPASRVIACGAARAGKGQVLVISAGTSDAPVAEEAEVTASFLGSRTERLVDVGVAGIHRLLSRRAVMEKARVIVVVAGMEGALPSVVGGLTDKPVVAVPTSVGYGTSLGGLTALFAMLNSCVPGLAVVNIDNGFGAGCLAHKINIMGRPDQRAKK; from the coding sequence ATGGAGAGAGAAAAGATAGAGCGGCTGCTTAAAAAGGTACGGGAGGGCACGCTGCCGGTCGGTGAGGCGGTGGAGGCGCTCAAGCACCTTCCCTATGAGGATATCGAGGTCGCCACTGTCGACCACCACCGGAGCCTGCGCAACAATATCCCGGAGGTCATCTTTGCCCAGAACAAGAGCGTCGATGATGTCGTCGCCATCGCCCGCACCATGCTCAGGCGGGCCGGCCGATTCTTCATCACCCGGGCTTCGGAAGAGATGCATCGCGCCCTCGCCATGGAGAAGGCGGTCTTTTACCCTGCGTCCCGGGTCATCGCCTGCGGCGCAGCGCGCGCCGGGAAGGGACAGGTGCTCGTCATTTCAGCAGGAACCTCCGACGCTCCTGTTGCGGAAGAGGCGGAGGTGACCGCCTCGTTCCTGGGCAGCAGGACGGAGCGGCTCGTCGACGTCGGGGTAGCGGGCATACACCGCCTCCTCAGCAGAAGGGCGGTCATGGAAAAGGCACGGGTCATCGTCGTGGTGGCGGGAATGGAAGGCGCCCTCCCCTCGGTAGTAGGAGGGTTGACGGACAAGCCGGTCGTCGCCGTACCGACCTCGGTCGGGTACGGCACGAGCCTCGGGGGGCTCACCGCGCTCTTCGCCATGCTCAATTCCTGCGTGCCCGGCCTGGCGGTGGTCAATATAGACAACGGCTTCGGCGCCGGATGCCTCGCCCATAAGATCAACATAATGGGACGGCCGGACCAGCGCGCAAAAAAATAA
- a CDS encoding ATP-binding cassette domain-containing protein — MSLILSADHLWKSHNGRDILRDCSFTFDKVGTYVLTGPNGCGKSTFLRICAMVEPPDRGAVRFFSGGDPVAPGLDLTRRMTLVLPKVGVFNTSVFNNAAYGLKVRKATGTVIEERVGRCLELVGLAHKRNQNALTLSSGETQRLGIARALALSPEILFLDEPTASVDQKNTVLIEDLILTMKQQRTVLVIMTTHDRAQAARLADSLLVMDGGAIQRRS, encoded by the coding sequence ATGAGCCTTATCCTCTCGGCAGACCATCTCTGGAAAAGCCATAACGGCAGGGACATCCTCAGGGACTGCTCGTTCACGTTCGACAAGGTCGGGACCTATGTCCTCACCGGCCCCAACGGCTGCGGCAAATCGACCTTTCTCAGGATCTGCGCCATGGTGGAGCCCCCGGACAGAGGCGCGGTGCGTTTTTTCTCGGGCGGCGACCCGGTCGCGCCCGGTCTCGACCTCACACGGCGCATGACGCTCGTGCTGCCGAAAGTCGGTGTGTTCAACACCTCGGTCTTCAATAATGCCGCCTACGGTCTGAAGGTCAGGAAAGCGACGGGAACGGTGATCGAGGAGCGGGTCGGGAGGTGTCTGGAGCTCGTCGGGCTCGCGCATAAGAGGAACCAGAACGCCCTTACTCTTTCGAGCGGTGAGACGCAGCGGCTCGGCATCGCCCGGGCGCTCGCACTCTCACCGGAGATCCTTTTCCTCGACGAGCCGACCGCCTCGGTGGATCAGAAAAATACCGTCCTCATCGAGGACCTCATACTCACCATGAAGCAGCAGCGTACGGTACTGGTCATCATGACCACGCACGACAGGGCGCAGGCCGCGCGTCTCGCCGACTCCCTGCTCGTTATGGACGGGGGCGCCATACAGCGCCGAAGTTGA
- a CDS encoding ABC transporter permease translates to MDFILKSFHEAFELIVGLDPELLRIILLSLAVSGTALVIATLIGLPLGALFGLKNIPARGLLVSIVNTFMGLPPVVVGLFVYLMLSRRGPLGFMGLLYSPGAMIIAQTILALPIVTALCHSALINVDPVIKQAARTLGATPLQVAATVIREARYGIMSGVIAALGRVMAEVGAILMVGGNIAGYTRVMTTTIALETDKGNFELALALGMLLLLLSLLINASLHIVQKKGAIPATR, encoded by the coding sequence ATGGATTTTATCCTCAAAAGTTTTCACGAAGCCTTTGAGCTCATCGTCGGTCTCGATCCCGAGCTGCTCCGCATCATCCTCCTTTCGCTGGCGGTCTCGGGCACGGCCCTCGTCATAGCGACCCTGATCGGCCTTCCGCTGGGCGCGCTCTTCGGGCTGAAGAACATCCCGGCCCGGGGGCTGCTCGTCAGCATCGTGAATACCTTCATGGGACTCCCCCCGGTGGTGGTGGGTCTTTTCGTATACCTCATGCTCTCGAGGCGCGGGCCCCTCGGTTTCATGGGACTGCTCTATTCACCCGGCGCCATGATCATCGCCCAGACCATCCTCGCTCTTCCCATTGTCACGGCCCTCTGCCACTCCGCTCTTATCAATGTCGATCCGGTCATCAAGCAGGCTGCCCGCACCCTCGGCGCCACGCCGCTGCAGGTGGCGGCGACGGTTATCAGAGAGGCGCGGTACGGCATCATGTCCGGGGTCATCGCCGCCCTGGGAAGGGTGATGGCCGAGGTGGGAGCGATCCTCATGGTCGGGGGGAACATAGCGGGCTACACAAGGGTGATGACCACTACCATCGCCCTCGAGACGGACAAGGGGAATTTCGAGCTCGCCCTCGCCCTGGGCATGCTCCTGCTGCTCCTCTCCCTGCTCATCAACGCCTCGCTGCATATCGTCCAGAAGAAAGGAGCGATCCCGGCTACGCGATGA
- the bioF gene encoding 8-amino-7-oxononanoate synthase produces the protein MFSDDLTEELDRLRREHLFRRIEDRGPARSMQRPSRISLGGREYINFASNDYLGLSLHPALGDAAKQAVDTYGFGAGASRLLAGGTEAHAELERAIARFKGAERALLFNSGYTANLSAIPALAREGDVLFSDELNHASIIDGCRLSRARVVVYRHRDMDHLDALLKREKGRRSIIITDSVFSMDGDIAPLPELCSLCRTHGALLYIDDAHGTGVLGTGRGALAHFGIPAAPWIVQMGTFSKAFGSFGAFIAAGSDCIEWLINTARGFIFSTALPAAAAAASHAALSLVEERADLVAALWRNREALVRGVQEQGFDILQSETPIVPVVVGDLAMTVQCAEALRKRGVYAPAIRPPTVRVARLRVTVTAAHEPADIDALLESLGRFR, from the coding sequence GTGTTTTCCGATGATCTGACCGAAGAGCTGGACCGGTTGCGGCGGGAGCACCTGTTCCGGCGCATCGAGGACCGCGGACCGGCCCGAAGCATGCAACGCCCGTCGCGGATATCCCTCGGCGGGAGGGAGTACATTAATTTCGCGTCCAACGATTACCTGGGTCTCTCCCTTCACCCGGCGCTCGGCGATGCGGCGAAGCAGGCGGTTGATACGTACGGGTTCGGGGCAGGCGCATCACGGCTTCTCGCCGGGGGCACCGAGGCACATGCGGAGCTGGAGCGGGCAATCGCCCGGTTCAAGGGAGCGGAACGGGCGCTGCTCTTCAATTCGGGATATACGGCGAACCTCAGCGCCATACCCGCACTCGCCCGCGAGGGAGACGTCCTGTTCAGCGACGAGCTGAATCACGCGAGCATCATCGACGGATGCCGCCTGAGCAGGGCGAGAGTGGTCGTTTACCGCCACCGGGATATGGACCACCTCGATGCGCTCTTGAAGCGCGAGAAGGGGCGAAGGAGCATTATCATCACCGACTCCGTATTCAGCATGGACGGCGATATCGCGCCGCTCCCGGAGCTCTGCAGCCTCTGCCGCACCCATGGCGCGCTGCTCTATATCGATGACGCGCACGGCACCGGCGTGCTGGGAACAGGCAGGGGCGCCCTCGCCCATTTCGGCATCCCTGCCGCACCGTGGATCGTTCAGATGGGGACCTTCTCGAAGGCGTTCGGCTCGTTCGGCGCCTTCATCGCAGCGGGAAGCGACTGCATCGAGTGGCTCATCAACACCGCCCGCGGATTCATCTTCTCGACGGCGCTGCCAGCCGCTGCTGCCGCGGCGTCGCATGCGGCGCTGTCGCTCGTCGAGGAGCGGGCCGACCTAGTCGCAGCGCTCTGGCGCAACCGCGAAGCGCTGGTGAGGGGCGTACAGGAGCAGGGATTCGATATCCTGCAGAGCGAAACCCCTATCGTCCCGGTCGTCGTGGGCGATCTGGCCATGACGGTGCAGTGCGCTGAGGCGCTGCGGAAGCGCGGTGTTTACGCGCCCGCCATACGGCCGCCGACCGTGCGCGTGGCGCGCCTGCGCGTAACGGTCACCGCCGCACACGAGCCGGCGGACATCGATGCGCTGCTCGAAAGCCTGGGGCGGTTCCGCTGA
- a CDS encoding substrate-binding domain-containing protein, whose product MSRIPGLLLAVILLFGAVPARPAEAEIILASTTSTENSGLFGYVLPLFEKKTGIKVKVVARGTGAAIEMGKRGDADAVFVHAKEQELKAVEEGEFVNRHDVMYNDFVIIGPTNDPAKIEGTKSAADAFRKIAESGTAFVSRGDNSGTHTKELAIWKKVGTEPKGQKWYLEVGQGMEKTQRIADEKRAYTLTDRGTWLATKDKDKLDMVIVLEGDPLLFNQYGVMAVNPQKHKHVKYKEAMAFVNWIVSEEGQQAVASFRDKNGNPLFIPNAR is encoded by the coding sequence ATGAGTCGGATACCCGGCCTGTTGCTTGCAGTAATACTCCTGTTCGGCGCCGTACCGGCACGCCCTGCCGAAGCGGAGATCATCCTCGCCTCGACGACGAGTACCGAAAACTCCGGCCTTTTCGGTTATGTCTTGCCGCTCTTTGAGAAGAAGACCGGCATCAAGGTGAAGGTTGTCGCCCGGGGCACCGGAGCCGCCATCGAGATGGGCAAGCGGGGCGATGCCGATGCAGTGTTCGTCCATGCAAAAGAGCAGGAGCTGAAGGCGGTCGAGGAAGGGGAGTTCGTGAACCGCCACGATGTCATGTACAACGATTTTGTCATCATCGGGCCGACCAATGATCCGGCAAAGATCGAGGGCACTAAATCGGCTGCCGATGCTTTCAGGAAAATAGCTGAAAGCGGGACCGCCTTTGTTTCAAGGGGGGACAACTCCGGTACGCATACGAAAGAACTAGCCATCTGGAAAAAGGTCGGCACAGAGCCGAAGGGACAGAAGTGGTATCTCGAAGTCGGCCAGGGCATGGAGAAGACCCAGAGGATCGCCGACGAGAAGCGTGCCTACACGCTTACCGACCGGGGCACCTGGCTTGCAACGAAAGATAAAGATAAGCTCGATATGGTCATCGTCCTCGAAGGCGACCCGCTCCTCTTCAACCAGTACGGCGTGATGGCGGTCAATCCGCAGAAGCACAAGCACGTGAAGTATAAAGAGGCTATGGCCTTCGTGAACTGGATCGTTTCTGAAGAGGGACAGCAGGCGGTCGCTTCCTTCAGGGATAAAAACGGCAACCCGCTCTTCATTCCGAACGCACGGTAA
- the mraZ gene encoding division/cell wall cluster transcriptional repressor MraZ, whose protein sequence is MTSFLGKYHYSLDPKGRLIIPAPLRDIILTKYNNSKLYITNAAFDKCLHIYPLDEWNRLEEKIRAMPRMEEAVKYFLRRVIASALECEVDKQGRVLIPASHREDAGIAAEVVIVGQLDKIEVWDRSEWDTVTDPKKVDARAFESVLAGYGL, encoded by the coding sequence GTGACCTCGTTTTTAGGTAAATACCACTACTCATTGGATCCGAAAGGGAGACTCATCATCCCTGCTCCTTTACGCGATATCATCCTTACAAAATACAATAATTCCAAACTATATATCACCAATGCTGCCTTTGACAAGTGCCTCCATATCTATCCCCTCGACGAGTGGAACCGGCTGGAGGAGAAGATACGGGCAATGCCCAGGATGGAGGAGGCGGTGAAGTATTTTCTCAGGCGGGTCATCGCCTCGGCCCTCGAGTGCGAGGTCGACAAGCAGGGAAGGGTCCTTATCCCCGCATCGCATCGAGAGGACGCCGGCATTGCGGCCGAGGTGGTCATCGTCGGGCAGCTGGATAAGATCGAGGTCTGGGACAGGAGCGAATGGGATACGGTGACCGATCCCAAAAAGGTGGATGCCAGGGCCTTCGAATCGGTGCTTGCCGGATACGGCCTCTAG
- a CDS encoding zinc ribbon domain-containing protein produces MPIYEYACTRCKESFSVYQSITARESDTKCPKCGANEVKKKLSSFSCCPTGGGSSLGSGFGRGFGGG; encoded by the coding sequence ATGCCGATTTATGAATATGCCTGCACGCGGTGCAAGGAGTCTTTTTCTGTCTACCAGAGCATCACTGCACGGGAGAGCGATACAAAGTGCCCGAAGTGCGGTGCGAACGAGGTAAAGAAGAAGCTGTCTTCCTTCAGCTGCTGCCCCACAGGCGGCGGCTCGTCTCTCGGTTCGGGGTTCGGCAGAGGCTTCGGCGGCGGCTGA
- a CDS encoding penicillin-binding protein 2, producing the protein MKARPIILSVLITAGFIAVIARLVDIMLINHQWFLAKAKGQQLKKETIPVKRGVIFDRRGRELAINVETESIYCDPAEVNDRERLAAALSQATGKRPEAILAKMDSKGRFSWIERKVGIDETRKLRDMKLRGIGFVADAKRFYPKGSLASQVIGFVGIDNNGLEGVEQKLDRALSAQGGETKAILRDARGNVLSDGVSKELRGNNVVLTIDEGLQYILEKNLDAAAEHWRAASATAVMMDPYTGEILAMANRPTFDLNDPSEVGPEQRRNRAITDCYEPGSTFKVVVGMAALEEGIVAPSTKFDCSAGHIEVGGRKIKDAHRHGVLSFKEVIQKSSNVGTIKIGLALGREKVYDYIRRFGFAEKSGIDLAGEVSGWVRPPERWSGMSIGSISIGQEVAVTPLQVLRAYAAIANGGSLVKPYVVAAVLSPDGIPVYRAVPEAKRILSEKAVATFRSILQTVTEEGGTATGAAVDGNAVAGKTGTAQLMDPKTKRYSKDKFVSSFVGFVPANDPKLAMIVVIHEPKGAHYGGVVAGPVFKKIADESLSYLSVPRDDAAEKRLLLVSTGGSAIAGR; encoded by the coding sequence ATGAAGGCGAGACCGATCATACTGAGCGTGCTCATCACCGCCGGCTTTATTGCGGTGATCGCCCGGCTTGTCGACATCATGCTCATCAACCACCAGTGGTTCCTGGCAAAGGCGAAAGGGCAGCAGCTCAAGAAGGAGACGATCCCGGTCAAGCGCGGCGTCATCTTCGACCGGAGGGGCCGCGAGCTCGCCATCAACGTCGAGACAGAGTCCATTTACTGCGATCCGGCAGAGGTCAATGACCGCGAGCGCCTTGCCGCCGCCCTCTCCCAGGCGACCGGCAAGAGGCCCGAGGCGATCCTCGCAAAGATGGATAGCAAGGGAAGGTTCAGCTGGATCGAACGCAAGGTGGGCATCGACGAGACGAGAAAGCTGCGCGATATGAAATTGAGAGGCATCGGCTTTGTCGCGGATGCCAAACGCTTCTATCCCAAAGGGAGCCTCGCCTCGCAGGTCATCGGCTTCGTGGGTATCGACAATAACGGGCTCGAGGGCGTGGAGCAGAAGCTCGACCGCGCCCTCTCGGCACAGGGCGGAGAGACAAAGGCCATACTCAGGGACGCCAGGGGCAACGTCCTTTCCGACGGCGTCAGCAAGGAGCTCCGCGGCAACAACGTCGTGCTGACGATCGACGAGGGACTGCAGTATATCCTCGAGAAGAATCTCGATGCCGCTGCCGAGCACTGGAGGGCCGCCTCGGCTACCGCGGTCATGATGGACCCCTACACCGGCGAGATCCTCGCCATGGCGAACAGGCCCACCTTCGATCTCAACGACCCTTCCGAGGTCGGCCCGGAGCAGCGGAGGAACAGGGCCATCACGGACTGCTACGAGCCGGGCTCCACCTTCAAGGTGGTCGTCGGCATGGCGGCGCTCGAGGAAGGGATCGTGGCGCCGTCGACGAAGTTCGACTGCAGCGCCGGGCATATCGAAGTCGGCGGCAGGAAGATCAAGGACGCCCACCGCCACGGCGTGCTCTCCTTCAAGGAGGTTATACAGAAGTCCTCGAATGTCGGTACAATAAAAATCGGTCTTGCGCTGGGCCGCGAGAAGGTCTACGACTATATCAGGCGCTTCGGGTTTGCCGAAAAGTCCGGCATCGATCTCGCCGGTGAGGTATCGGGGTGGGTGCGGCCGCCGGAGCGGTGGTCGGGCATGTCCATCGGCTCGATCTCGATCGGACAGGAGGTAGCGGTAACGCCGCTCCAGGTGCTGCGCGCGTACGCCGCGATCGCCAACGGCGGCTCCCTCGTCAAACCCTATGTCGTTGCCGCGGTCCTCTCTCCCGACGGTATCCCGGTCTACAGGGCTGTGCCGGAAGCAAAGAGGATCCTTTCCGAAAAGGCGGTGGCGACCTTCAGGAGTATCCTCCAGACCGTGACCGAGGAGGGAGGGACGGCGACGGGCGCGGCTGTCGACGGCAACGCAGTGGCGGGAAAGACCGGAACGGCGCAGCTGATGGATCCCAAGACGAAGCGGTATTCCAAGGACAAGTTCGTGAGCTCTTTTGTCGGGTTCGTTCCCGCCAATGACCCCAAGCTCGCGATGATCGTCGTGATCCACGAGCCTAAGGGCGCCCATTACGGCGGGGTCGTGGCAGGGCCTGTATTCAAGAAGATCGCCGATGAGTCCCTGTCCTATCTCAGTGTGCCCAGGGACGATGCAGCGGAGAAGCGGCTGCTGCTCGTTTCGACGGGCGGCAGCGCCATCGCAGGCAGATGA
- a CDS encoding YkgJ family cysteine cluster protein, whose amino-acid sequence MKKIPIPDRHRFPDDEKRLSWLPLLLDAYAVVDEGISAAVRKREREQAAALACGQGCNVCCRVLKDIPVYPLELVGIYWFAIEKIAGPDRALLKKQFLNHARWAACPFLLHGLCSLHPLRPMACRQFNVFNKRCEEGEDPYHTRRGDVLTPIEEYVHQAFFITLPFYGVTDESNKAHVIKNNLIHTHARVLQSLPWHELAARMDDFDFKHR is encoded by the coding sequence ATGAAAAAGATCCCGATCCCCGATCGCCACAGATTTCCCGACGACGAGAAAAGACTCTCCTGGCTTCCCCTCCTCCTCGATGCGTACGCCGTCGTCGACGAGGGAATCTCTGCCGCGGTGCGGAAAAGAGAGCGTGAGCAGGCTGCAGCGCTCGCCTGCGGGCAGGGGTGCAACGTCTGCTGCCGTGTCCTCAAAGATATTCCTGTCTACCCGCTCGAGCTCGTCGGCATCTACTGGTTCGCGATCGAAAAGATCGCCGGCCCCGACCGGGCGCTGCTCAAAAAGCAGTTCCTGAACCACGCCCGGTGGGCAGCCTGCCCCTTTCTGCTGCACGGGCTCTGCTCCCTCCACCCGCTCCGGCCCATGGCATGCCGGCAGTTCAACGTCTTCAATAAACGCTGTGAGGAGGGAGAAGACCCCTATCACACCAGGCGGGGAGATGTCCTCACGCCGATCGAGGAGTATGTCCACCAGGCCTTCTTCATCACGCTCCCCTTTTACGGCGTGACGGATGAATCCAATAAGGCGCATGTCATAAAAAACAACCTCATCCACACCCATGCCCGCGTTCTCCAGTCCCTCCCCTGGCACGAGCTCGCCGCCAGAATGGACGACTTCGATTTCAAGCACCGCTGA
- the rsmH gene encoding 16S rRNA (cytosine(1402)-N(4))-methyltransferase RsmH, with product MIHTPVLLRETMEMLQVRDDGVYVDATVGLGGHSAEILGRLGPTGRLVGIDRDDDALAAARERLGNGRVRLVKGSFSDLKDILQALAPSAVDGALFDLGVSMLQLKRHERGFSFLSEERLDMRMDTSQALDAWQVVNRYSERDLERILREYGEEPAARRIARAIVARRKKAPIATGKELADLVLEVYGGRGKTHPATRTFQALRIEVNKELDELKEGLSSALEVLASGGRLCVISYHSLEDRIVKNLMRDRAREGRVRLLTKKPVSPGPDEMRANPSSRSAKLRGVEKL from the coding sequence ATGATCCATACACCGGTCTTGTTGAGGGAAACAATGGAGATGCTTCAAGTCAGGGACGACGGAGTTTATGTGGACGCGACGGTAGGGCTCGGAGGCCACTCCGCTGAAATCCTCGGGCGGCTCGGCCCGACGGGCAGGTTGGTCGGCATCGACCGGGACGACGACGCCCTCGCCGCTGCCCGCGAGCGGCTCGGCAATGGCCGGGTCCGCCTCGTCAAAGGGAGCTTCTCGGACCTCAAGGATATTCTGCAGGCCCTCGCTCCAAGCGCCGTTGACGGCGCCCTTTTCGACCTGGGCGTTTCGATGCTCCAGCTGAAACGGCACGAGCGGGGATTCAGCTTTCTTTCGGAAGAGCGGCTCGACATGAGAATGGATACCTCCCAGGCGCTCGACGCGTGGCAGGTGGTGAACAGATATTCCGAGCGGGACCTGGAAAGGATCCTGCGCGAATACGGCGAGGAGCCCGCAGCGAGGAGAATAGCAAGGGCGATCGTCGCCCGCAGGAAGAAGGCGCCGATTGCCACCGGGAAAGAGCTCGCCGATCTCGTCCTGGAGGTGTACGGAGGAAGGGGCAAGACGCACCCTGCTACGAGGACATTCCAGGCGTTGCGGATCGAAGTGAATAAGGAGCTCGATGAACTGAAGGAGGGGCTTTCGTCGGCCCTGGAGGTGCTCGCCTCCGGCGGAAGGCTCTGCGTCATTTCGTACCACTCCCTCGAGGACCGGATCGTGAAGAACCTGATGCGCGACCGCGCCCGGGAGGGGCGGGTACGGCTGCTCACCAAAAAACCGGTGAGCCCCGGACCCGACGAAATGAGGGCGAACCCCTCGTCGAGAAGTGCGAAACTGAGGGGGGTCGAAAAACTATGA
- a CDS encoding helix-turn-helix domain-containing protein yields MTKNSKKGIGQTIKGLRKVRGISQMELAEKINVSYQQIQKYEKGVSSISVDRLKQIARALNVPTSSFFMNDRDVVAETPAPYGKMTDDEQQLLQMFREIRDNKVEESAARVSQVHSEVTSRQAVFESPTVSRPVAPRGIVVYCNALYYSRFHKEESMP; encoded by the coding sequence ATGACTAAAAATTCGAAAAAAGGCATCGGCCAGACCATAAAGGGGCTGAGAAAGGTGCGGGGCATATCCCAGATGGAGCTCGCCGAGAAGATCAACGTCTCTTACCAGCAGATCCAGAAGTACGAAAAAGGCGTCAGCAGTATCAGTGTGGACCGGTTGAAACAGATCGCCCGGGCCCTCAACGTGCCGACAAGCTCCTTTTTCATGAATGATCGTGATGTCGTTGCCGAAACACCGGCGCCGTATGGGAAGATGACCGATGACGAGCAGCAGCTGCTCCAGATGTTCAGGGAGATCAGGGACAATAAGGTTGAAGAGAGCGCTGCTCGAGTTTCTCAGGTCCATAGCGAAGTGACCAGCCGGCAGGCCGTTTTCGAGAGCCCGACTGTCTCCCGCCCCGTAGCTCCTCGCGGAATCGTGGTATACTGCAACGCACTCTACTACTCTCGTTTCCACAAGGAGGAAAGCATGCCATGA
- a CDS encoding NAD(P)H-dependent glycerol-3-phosphate dehydrogenase, whose amino-acid sequence MNYPAGYISVIGAGSWGTTLAALLAEKGYDVVLWAREAELVRDINEKRVNTLHLPGVTLPAQIRATADIVEAVAEARYIVSVVPTQYIRAVFTPLASHLRTEAVIVSASKGIEIDTFLTPSRILTEITGKPVSALSGPSFAQEVIAHLPTAVTLATDDKKTGLLLQEIFTTDYFRVYTHDDLIGVEIGGALKNVIAIASGICDGLRLGHDARAALITRGLSEMARLGVSMGAKAVTFSGLSGLGDLVLTCTGSLSRNYTVGYKLGQGKRLAEITAETASVAEGVTTTLAAHELSRKRRIDMPIVEQVHLTLYQDKSPAAAVRDLMHRSLKTEFY is encoded by the coding sequence ATGAATTATCCCGCAGGGTATATATCGGTCATAGGCGCAGGGAGCTGGGGGACGACGCTCGCAGCCCTGCTCGCGGAAAAGGGATACGACGTGGTCCTCTGGGCGCGCGAGGCGGAGCTCGTCAGGGATATAAACGAGAAGCGGGTCAACACCCTCCATCTCCCCGGCGTCACCCTTCCTGCGCAGATACGCGCAACGGCAGACATCGTCGAGGCCGTGGCCGAAGCCCGCTATATCGTCAGCGTCGTGCCTACCCAGTATATCCGCGCTGTCTTCACTCCCCTCGCCTCTCACCTCCGTACCGAGGCGGTCATCGTCAGCGCATCGAAGGGCATCGAGATCGACACGTTCCTGACCCCCTCCCGGATACTCACGGAGATCACGGGGAAGCCGGTCTCGGCCCTCTCGGGTCCGAGCTTCGCGCAAGAGGTCATCGCGCACCTGCCCACCGCGGTGACGCTCGCAACGGACGACAAGAAGACAGGGCTGCTGCTCCAGGAAATCTTTACCACCGATTACTTCAGGGTCTATACCCATGACGACCTCATCGGCGTCGAGATCGGCGGCGCGCTCAAGAACGTCATTGCGATCGCCTCGGGCATCTGCGACGGGCTGCGGCTCGGCCACGACGCGCGGGCGGCGCTCATCACCCGCGGCCTGAGCGAGATGGCGCGGCTCGGCGTAAGCATGGGCGCCAAAGCCGTCACCTTCTCCGGGCTCAGCGGCCTCGGCGACCTGGTGCTTACCTGCACCGGCTCGCTGTCGAGGAATTATACGGTGGGGTACAAGCTCGGCCAGGGCAAGCGGCTGGCGGAGATCACCGCGGAGACGGCGTCGGTGGCCGAGGGCGTCACCACCACGCTTGCGGCGCATGAGCTTTCGCGGAAGAGGCGTATCGATATGCCCATTGTCGAACAGGTGCACCTCACCCTTTACCAGGACAAGTCGCCGGCAGCTGCGGTGCGGGATCTCATGCACCGCTCCTTGAAGACAGAGTTCTACTGA